The sequence GTGTGAAGTCTAGTGCTGCCTGTTTTTTGGGTTTCGCCTTTGCCCTTTCGATCGCGTGCCGACCGGCCGCGACGCCGATTGCCGTATCGAACCAGCCTTCGTCGATCAATGGTCGCCCGGTAACCAACCTTCCCATGCCGCCGTCAAAGCCGCTCGCCGACATGAGCTGGACTGACCCGGACAGCCGAGTTCACAAGCTCAGCGATCTGAAAGGCAAGGCCGTCATCCTTGACTTTTGGGCGACCTACTGCGGCCCCTGTCGCGAAGAGATACCGCACCTCAATTCGCTCCTCGCCAAGCACGGCGGCGATAACCTCAGCATCGTCGGCCTCAACGTCGGCGGCAAAGAGGACATGGACAAGGTGCCGGAGTTTACCAAGATCACAAAGATCGACTATCCGATCGCCCTGCCCGAGGACGAACTGAGCCGATTTATCTTCGCCGGCCGGACTGAAATACCGCAGACAGCCGTCTTTGACCGCAGTGGCAACTTGGTGAAGAAGTTCATGGGCTACAACGCCGCGATCAAGAAGGAACTGGACGATGCCGTTGCGACGGTTGTCGCCTCGAACTGACCTATGCGCGATATTCCCGTCGGAAATGGCAGCCTGCTGGTCAATTTCGATGACAAATACCAGATCCGAGACATCTACTTTCCGCACGTCGGGCAGGAGAACCACACCGAGGGTTATCCGTCGCGTTTCGGTGTCTGGGTTGACGGTGAATTCTCATGGATCGCTTCCGACGAATGGACCCGTGAGCTGAAATACGTTCCCGAAACGCTTGTCACAGATGTTACCGTAACCAGCGAAGAACTCGGCCTGCGGATCGTGAGCAACGATACGGTGGCGAGCCACGACAATATCTTCCTGCGGCGAATTCGCATCGAGAACTTAAAGGATCGGCCGCGAGACGTCCGCGTTTTTCTCCATCAGGACTTTCGCATCTACGAGAACAAGTTTGGTGATACGGCCTATTACGATCCGGATGCCCGGTCACTGATCCATTACAAGAAACATCGCTATTTCCTCATCAATACGGAACCGCATTTCACGACCTTCGCCACGGGCAGAAAGGCATTTCACGAGAAGGAAGGCACCTGGCGCGATGCCGAGGACGGCGAACTGCAGGGAGCCCCGGTCACAGAGGGCTCGGTGGATTCAACGATCGGCGTCGAATTCGAACTACAAAAAAGCGGGAGCTATGAGTTCTTTTACTGGATCGCTGTTGGGACGACACGCGATGAGGTGGCCAGCCTCAACAGCCACATTCTCGAACGGCAGCCTCAGCTCTACCTGGACTATACGGCAAACTACTGGCACGCGTGGGTCAACAAGAATGACCGCGATATGGCCTGTTTGAAGCCGGAGGTGGTCGATCTTTATAAACGCTCGCTGCTCATCATTCATACTCAGATAGACTACCGCGGGGCGATACTCGCAGCGAATGACTCGGATGTCACCGAGCGTGCAACGGATAACTACAGTTACCTTTGGACACGCGACGGCGCTTTTGTCGCGAACGCGCTCGACACGGCCGGCTATCCGGGCGTGACCCGAGCATTTTTCGACCTGTGCAGCCGCATCGTGCACAAGGACGGCTATTTCTGCCAAAAATATAATCCCGACGGCTCGGTAGCTTCCGGTTGGCTTGCCTCGTGGGATGCCGCGACACGCCAAAAATTGCTGCCGATCCAAGAAGACGAAACGGCCCTCGTCCTCTGGTCGCTCTGGCAGCATTATGACCGCTATCGCGACATCGAATTTGCCCACAGGGTTTATCGGTTGCTGACCGTCCACTGCGCGGAGTTTATGGCCGATTTTCGCGATGACGCTCTCAAACTTCCAAAATCGAGCTGGAATCTTTGGGAGGACCGGTCGGGGATACATACCTTCACCTGTTCTGCCGTCGTCGCGGGACTGCGGGCGGCGGCGAGGTTTGCACGGCTATTCGCCGAGGTCGAGCGCGCGATCCGGTATGAAGCGGCGGCCGACGAGATCGTAGCGGCCATGCGACAGCACCTCTACAGCAAAGAGTTAGGTCGATTTTGCCGCTCGCTCGAACTGCGAAACGGTAAATTTGAGATGGACACGACCGTTGATGCGTCGTTGTTTGGCATCTTCTATTTTGGATGCTTCGAGACCGATGACGAGATCGTTGTCAACACGGTCAAAGCGATCGCCGACGCCCTCTCGATAAAGTCTGACATTGGCGGCGTCGCTCGGTTTCAGGATGACGGTTATGTCCGTGCATCGCCTCGGGCCACGGGCAATCCATGGTTCATCTGCACGCTGTGGCTGGCCCAGTATTATCTTCAGGCGGCGAAGACCGAGCATGATCTCGGCCCCGTGGCAGATGCGCTCGACTGGACCGTGCAACGTGCTCTACCGTCAGGCGTGCTGGCGGAACAGCTTGATCCATTTACGGGGGAACCGCTATCCGTATCGCCCCTCACCTGGTCGCATGCGACCTATGTTGCGATGGTCAACGCATATATAGCAAAACTTAGCTCGCTTCGCTCGATGCGATAAAATTTACTAGATGCGAAAAGCAAAGATCCTCGCCACGCTCGGCCCCGCGTCCGCTTCTCAGCCGATGATCGAGAAGATGCTCGACGCGGGCACCAATGCCGTGCGAATAAATATGTCGCACGGCACGCGCGATGAACACGCCGCGACGATCGCTGCCGCCCGGGCCGCTGCCGCGAAGGTCGGGCGGCCATTAGCGATCCTCGTCGACCTGGCTGGGCCAAAGATACGGACACGCAGCCTCGCGGGCGGCGAGCCCGTCGAGCTTGTTGAGGGCCAGCGATTCACGATAACCACAAATGACGTTACGGGCGACAGCGCACGCGTTGCGACCAATTATGTGGATCTGCCGTCGGCGGTCGAGGCAGGAACACGCATCCTGATCGACGACGGTGCGATCGAGCTGGTCGTCGAGTCCGAGACCGAAACCGACATCGTAACGCGCGTAGTAACGGGCGGGACCTTGCTGGAGCGAAAGGGCATCAACCTGCCGAATACGTCCCTGCCGATCCCGTCGCTGACCGAGAAGGACCGTCAGGACCTCGAATGGGCGATCGAGCAGAACGTCGAATACATCGCGTTGTCATTCGTTCGTACCGCGGCCGACTGCAAAGAAGTCAAGGCCCTGATCAAGCAGCTTAACAAGCGGGAGGTCGGCCGGGCACTGTTGGTCGCGAAGATCGAAAAGGCGGAGGCGATCGAGAACCTCGTCGGCATCATCGCCGAGACCGACGGCCTGATGGTCGCCCGCGGCGACCTCGGTGTCGAGACCAGCGTCGAACTTGTGCCCGTATACCAAAAAAGGATCATTGAAACGGCGATCGCCCATGACAAGTTTGTTATCACCGCCACGCAGATGCTGCAATCGATGATCACGAATCCCTATCCCACAAGGGCCGAAGCATCTGATGTTGCTAATGCCGTCTGGGACGGTACCGATGCTGTCATGCTCTCGGCCGAGACCGCGACCGGCAAGTATCCGGTCGAGACTATCAGGACCATGGTCCGGATCATCGAATCGGCAGAAACGATCAAGGGCGACCAGCTAAAACGCCCGATCAAACTCTCGCAGCCGCCGTCGGGCCGCACGAGCCAGGCCCTCTGCAAGGCGGCCGTCTATGCGGCGGAGGAGGTCGGGACAGAGAAGGTAGCGGTCTTTACCGAATCAGGACTGATGGCACGGCGTTTGTCATCATTTCGTTCTGGCCTGCAGACGTTTGCATTGACAGCGTCTGAGAATGTTCACGACCAGCTTTCTCTTATCTGGGGCGTCAAGCCATTCTGTCATAAGGACTTGCACTCTGCCGTGGAAGCCGAGGAGGCAGGCGGCCGAACCTCGCTCGATCTCCTCAATGCTGAATCTGGAACGACTGAAGAAATGCTCAGAACGGGTGAGAAGATGTTGCTCGACGCCGAGGTCGCCTCGGCCGGCGAGACGATGGTCATGATGGCCGGCCGCCTTTCAGGCCATGGCCTGTCGAGCTCAGTTATCGTCTGGACCGTCGGTGAAAAGGTTCCCAACCGCTAGACAATAGTCCCAAACAGCCGGCCAACCAGTGCGGTTGCCGCCATCGCGATCGCCCCCCAAAAGAGCACTCTCGCAAGGCCCATTACAACAGGTGCGCCGCCGACCCGTGCGGCAACCGCACCCAACAACGCCAGAAATACCAGTGACGAGACAGCAACCGTCGGAATTAGTAACGCTCCAAGCGCAAGTGCGGCAACGCCGAGCGGCAGGGCGGCGCCGATCGAAAAACTCACGGCCGAGAACACGGCGGCCTGTATCGGCTTCGCGCTCATAACGTCTGAAATGCCCAGTTCATCGCGTGCGTGGGCAGCCAGCGCGTCGTGTTCAGTCATCTGTCTGGCAACCTCTGCCGCCAGCTTTGGAGCAAGGCCGCGCTGTTCGTAGATCGCCGCCAATTCACGCAGCTCGAAATCAGGATCGTCGCGCAAATGTCGACGCTCTAGTTCGATATCAGCCCTTTCAGTGTCCGCCTGCGAACTGACCGAAACATACTCGCCCGCCGCCATCGAGAGCGCACCTGCAAACAATCCGGCAATACCGGCCAGCATTACCGACGAATGCTCGGCCTGCGCCGCGGCCACGCCGATGACCAGGCTCGCCGTCGAGACGATCCCATCATTCGCACCCAAAACGGCCGCGCGCAGCCACCCGATGCGGTGGACGCGATGCATTTCGTTGTGAGAGGTCATACCTACTCGGCGTTTACGATGTGTGCAACCGTTTCGGGATTTAAGCCGTCGCCATTGCGTTTTTTGTACTCCGCAAGCGAAACCTGTGGATCGCGCCAAGCGTCGAGGTGGCCTACCTGATGGACGCACTGGATGGTGCAATTTGGGGCGCACCATTTTTCCGTGTGATATTCGCGGTGCATGTCAGCATGGGTGTATTCCATCAGCGGGATGCCGGGCGTGCCTCGCTGCTGCGAGCACCACGAGACGATGCCGGCCTCATCGACATAGAGGTAACGAGCGCCGGCGCGGCATCGCCAGTCGTATTCGCCGCCATCGACGAGGTTGTCCTGAAACCAGTTCCAGCGAGCATAGGATCGCGCGCCTTTGCTCTTGATCTCTTTGTAAACTTCCTTTTCACGAGGCGTGAGCCCCTTGAGCAGGCCGTCGCCATCATGAATGACGCCGACGGTCGATGAAAAGCCTAGTTCCCTCGCGCGGTTCGCGATCTGCAAAGCTTCCTCCGGATTCGCCACGCCGCCGCCTACGACCGAGTTTATGTTGACCTTGAATTTGGCGTGATCGCGGAGGTTTACGAGTTTTGCATCGAGCACTTTAAGGCTCTTCTTCGACACGTCGTCGGGCGTGACGTTGTCTATCGATATTTGCAGATAATCGAGGCCGGCCTCGTTGAGTTTCTTGATCTTGTCGACCTGAAAGTAGTAGCCGTTCGAGATCAGGCCCGCGATCATTCCGTGATGGCGTATTCGGGCGATAACGTCGTAGATCTCAGGGTGCAGCATCGGTTCGCCCCCCGAGATCGTAATGACAGAAGTGCCGAATGCCGCGAGCTTGTCGATCCGTTCAAGCATCGTCTCGATCGGCACCGGCTCGCTCGTCTTGTCGTATTCGTTACAGTATGTACACGCCAAATTACATCGCCGCATCGGCACAATGTGCACCAGAACGGGATGCTTTGTGGACGCAAAAGCACGCACTGTGTGCCTCACGCCTCTTGTGAATCTGCTAAAACTGCTCGCCTTTGGCATTACAAACTCAGCCTTAGATTATAGAAGTGGAATGGCCGAGATTCAACGCCGAGGTCCGCACCGATCAAGCCTTGATCTTCTTCACGCTCT is a genomic window of Chloracidobacterium sp. containing:
- a CDS encoding TlpA family protein disulfide reductase → MKSSAACFLGFAFALSIACRPAATPIAVSNQPSSINGRPVTNLPMPPSKPLADMSWTDPDSRVHKLSDLKGKAVILDFWATYCGPCREEIPHLNSLLAKHGGDNLSIVGLNVGGKEDMDKVPEFTKITKIDYPIALPEDELSRFIFAGRTEIPQTAVFDRSGNLVKKFMGYNAAIKKELDDAVATVVASN
- a CDS encoding glycoside hydrolase family 15 protein, coding for MRDIPVGNGSLLVNFDDKYQIRDIYFPHVGQENHTEGYPSRFGVWVDGEFSWIASDEWTRELKYVPETLVTDVTVTSEELGLRIVSNDTVASHDNIFLRRIRIENLKDRPRDVRVFLHQDFRIYENKFGDTAYYDPDARSLIHYKKHRYFLINTEPHFTTFATGRKAFHEKEGTWRDAEDGELQGAPVTEGSVDSTIGVEFELQKSGSYEFFYWIAVGTTRDEVASLNSHILERQPQLYLDYTANYWHAWVNKNDRDMACLKPEVVDLYKRSLLIIHTQIDYRGAILAANDSDVTERATDNYSYLWTRDGAFVANALDTAGYPGVTRAFFDLCSRIVHKDGYFCQKYNPDGSVASGWLASWDAATRQKLLPIQEDETALVLWSLWQHYDRYRDIEFAHRVYRLLTVHCAEFMADFRDDALKLPKSSWNLWEDRSGIHTFTCSAVVAGLRAAARFARLFAEVERAIRYEAAADEIVAAMRQHLYSKELGRFCRSLELRNGKFEMDTTVDASLFGIFYFGCFETDDEIVVNTVKAIADALSIKSDIGGVARFQDDGYVRASPRATGNPWFICTLWLAQYYLQAAKTEHDLGPVADALDWTVQRALPSGVLAEQLDPFTGEPLSVSPLTWSHATYVAMVNAYIAKLSSLRSMR
- the pyk gene encoding pyruvate kinase, translated to MRKAKILATLGPASASQPMIEKMLDAGTNAVRINMSHGTRDEHAATIAAARAAAAKVGRPLAILVDLAGPKIRTRSLAGGEPVELVEGQRFTITTNDVTGDSARVATNYVDLPSAVEAGTRILIDDGAIELVVESETETDIVTRVVTGGTLLERKGINLPNTSLPIPSLTEKDRQDLEWAIEQNVEYIALSFVRTAADCKEVKALIKQLNKREVGRALLVAKIEKAEAIENLVGIIAETDGLMVARGDLGVETSVELVPVYQKRIIETAIAHDKFVITATQMLQSMITNPYPTRAEASDVANAVWDGTDAVMLSAETATGKYPVETIRTMVRIIESAETIKGDQLKRPIKLSQPPSGRTSQALCKAAVYAAEEVGTEKVAVFTESGLMARRLSSFRSGLQTFALTASENVHDQLSLIWGVKPFCHKDLHSAVEAEEAGGRTSLDLLNAESGTTEEMLRTGEKMLLDAEVASAGETMVMMAGRLSGHGLSSSVIVWTVGEKVPNR
- a CDS encoding VIT family protein; this translates as MTSHNEMHRVHRIGWLRAAVLGANDGIVSTASLVIGVAAAQAEHSSVMLAGIAGLFAGALSMAAGEYVSVSSQADTERADIELERRHLRDDPDFELRELAAIYEQRGLAPKLAAEVARQMTEHDALAAHARDELGISDVMSAKPIQAAVFSAVSFSIGAALPLGVAALALGALLIPTVAVSSLVFLALLGAVAARVGGAPVVMGLARVLFWGAIAMAATALVGRLFGTIV
- a CDS encoding radical SAM protein, translating into MPKASSFSRFTRGVRHTVRAFASTKHPVLVHIVPMRRCNLACTYCNEYDKTSEPVPIETMLERIDKLAAFGTSVITISGGEPMLHPEIYDVIARIRHHGMIAGLISNGYYFQVDKIKKLNEAGLDYLQISIDNVTPDDVSKKSLKVLDAKLVNLRDHAKFKVNINSVVGGGVANPEEALQIANRARELGFSSTVGVIHDGDGLLKGLTPREKEVYKEIKSKGARSYARWNWFQDNLVDGGEYDWRCRAGARYLYVDEAGIVSWCSQQRGTPGIPLMEYTHADMHREYHTEKWCAPNCTIQCVHQVGHLDAWRDPQVSLAEYKKRNGDGLNPETVAHIVNAE